A window from Opitutia bacterium ISCC 52 encodes these proteins:
- a CDS encoding FAD:protein FMN transferase has protein sequence MNTWFEVSIAGQESDYARKAATEAFHEIDRLENLLSRFREGSDIDILNKKGSKEPVRVTEETWDCLLTALDLEILTEGRFSVAFEYYMEATHRGEKPEVASWLEMDADRKTVLFKQPELMIDLGGIGKGFALDWVVEHLQDWEIDSLLIHSGTSSVVARGSRDESGGWPISVGADEFPQEIALNDLSLSGSSLAVQGAHILDVKAKSLLDTERRAWAWASSGVLSDALSTSFMLMAPDEIDALCQRAPGLGALVVDPALEPTKYVFGVANDYVG, from the coding sequence ATGAACACCTGGTTTGAGGTATCCATTGCCGGGCAGGAGAGTGACTACGCTCGCAAGGCGGCCACGGAAGCCTTTCATGAAATCGATCGCTTGGAAAATCTACTGAGTCGTTTTCGCGAGGGGAGCGATATTGATATCTTGAACAAAAAGGGTTCGAAAGAGCCGGTGCGTGTAACGGAGGAAACCTGGGACTGCCTCTTGACAGCTTTGGATTTGGAGATCCTAACCGAAGGGCGATTCAGTGTCGCTTTTGAGTATTATATGGAGGCAACTCATCGAGGTGAAAAACCCGAGGTGGCCAGTTGGCTGGAGATGGATGCGGATAGGAAGACCGTGCTGTTTAAGCAGCCCGAGCTCATGATTGACCTTGGTGGTATTGGTAAAGGATTCGCCTTGGATTGGGTGGTTGAGCACCTCCAGGATTGGGAAATCGATTCTCTGTTGATTCACTCGGGCACCAGTAGTGTGGTGGCGAGAGGGAGTCGGGATGAATCGGGTGGCTGGCCTATTTCTGTGGGAGCCGATGAATTTCCTCAGGAGATTGCCCTGAACGACTTGTCTTTGAGTGGTTCCAGCTTGGCTGTGCAAGGGGCACATATTTTGGATGTGAAGGCAAAGAGTTTATTGGATACTGAACGGCGAGCCTGGGCCTGGGCATCCAGTGGCGTGCTGTCGGACGCTTTATCAACGAGCTTCATGTTGATGGCGCCAGATGAAATAGATGCGCTTTGTCAGCGGGCTCCAGGACTGGGTGCGTTGGTTGTGGATCCTGCGCTGGAACCGACCAAATACGTGTTTGGAGTGGCGAATGACTACGTCGGGTAG
- a CDS encoding sulfatase: MPFFYLMRLLPFLFLLITTFGYAKTNIIFIFIDDQGYYDLGCYGATEIETPRIDQMAKEGIRFTDYYSAAPICSSSRAGLLTGSYPRRVGNHIWVHRADSGSGIHPDEVTLGELFKEEGYKTACIGKWHLGFEEPFLPKNQGFDHYFGLLHNLDPVEIVYFEDKGGVPLMRNDDVVKRPPDPAELTEAYTDEAIRFISQNKDEPFFLYLPHTMLHNPLGVSEPFKGTSNWGEYGDAIQELDHNVGRIFDTLKELDLDEETVVIYASDNGRGPGRNADQPIQGRKLSTSEGGIRVPAIAWGPGVGIRSNYVSSEPVRAMDWYPSLATMAGIKIEQKQPIDGRDITPLLKGETEVVPNAGQGSALNTDIPLQRRWDPPYEWDLLMTREEYLNAFFYHGSQGALSAVRWKNWKLYLNPTLTLFDLEKDPGEKKRVVDRDISRKLRGMAVLFQEEMRLDTRPGGDVFLKNSR, translated from the coding sequence ATGCCTTTCTTTTATCTTATGAGACTCCTACCCTTCCTTTTCCTCCTCATCACTACCTTTGGTTATGCCAAGACCAACATCATTTTCATCTTCATTGATGATCAAGGTTACTACGATCTCGGCTGCTATGGAGCGACTGAGATTGAGACTCCTCGCATCGACCAAATGGCCAAAGAAGGCATTCGGTTTACCGACTATTATTCCGCTGCCCCTATCTGCAGCTCTTCCCGAGCGGGCCTGTTGACCGGTTCGTACCCGAGAAGAGTTGGAAACCACATCTGGGTCCATCGAGCGGACTCCGGCTCCGGTATACACCCGGATGAGGTTACTCTGGGTGAGTTGTTCAAAGAGGAAGGCTACAAGACAGCCTGCATTGGAAAGTGGCACCTGGGATTCGAAGAACCGTTTCTGCCAAAGAACCAAGGCTTCGACCATTATTTCGGGCTCCTTCACAATCTGGACCCGGTGGAGATTGTATACTTTGAAGACAAAGGCGGTGTTCCTCTGATGCGAAATGACGATGTGGTTAAACGCCCACCAGATCCAGCCGAGCTCACCGAAGCATACACAGATGAAGCCATTCGGTTTATATCCCAAAATAAAGACGAACCTTTCTTCCTCTACCTTCCTCACACCATGCTGCACAATCCACTTGGAGTGAGTGAGCCTTTCAAGGGCACTTCAAACTGGGGCGAATATGGCGATGCCATCCAGGAACTAGACCACAACGTAGGCCGCATTTTTGACACACTGAAGGAACTGGACCTGGACGAGGAAACGGTTGTGATTTACGCGTCCGACAATGGCCGTGGTCCTGGCCGCAATGCCGACCAACCCATCCAAGGAAGAAAACTATCGACTTCTGAAGGAGGCATTCGTGTTCCGGCAATCGCTTGGGGCCCCGGAGTCGGCATTCGCTCCAACTACGTATCCAGTGAACCCGTACGCGCCATGGATTGGTATCCGAGCCTGGCAACCATGGCTGGAATCAAGATCGAGCAAAAGCAACCGATCGATGGCCGAGACATCACGCCCCTTCTAAAAGGGGAGACCGAAGTCGTGCCCAATGCCGGGCAAGGATCAGCATTGAACACCGACATCCCACTACAACGGCGTTGGGATCCTCCCTACGAATGGGACCTTCTAATGACTCGTGAAGAATACCTGAATGCGTTTTTCTACCATGGGAGCCAAGGAGCCTTGTCGGCTGTGCGCTGGAAAAACTGGAAGCTCTACCTAAACCCTACCCTCACCCTCTTCGACCTTGAAAAGGATCCCGGAGAAAAGAAGCGAGTGGTTGATAGAGACATCTCTCGCAAGCTTCGTGGCATGGCGGTCCTCTTTCAGGAAGAAATGCGTTTGGATACCCGTCCGGGTGGAGATGTATTCTTGAAGAATTCGCGCTGA
- a CDS encoding class I SAM-dependent methyltransferase, with protein MNPFIVFDDGSVEVLEDVGNTARQTTPTYLLVRDFFSWINEHSDTLNVVETGSRARSGNISRSRIDERHHYVGTDLMDGENVDVVADVHQLSSHIEPNSVDAIFGLSVVEHVAMPWKMAIELNRVLKLGGRAMFMTQQTWPLHDYPFDFWRFSEQSWNTIFNHHTGFRVVEATMGEESRVLPELQTFDTRFGMDSVGFLSSCVVVEKTGDTELQWDVPVEAVYQGHYPSGTKVGLRDK; from the coding sequence TTGAATCCATTCATCGTTTTTGACGATGGATCGGTTGAGGTACTCGAAGACGTTGGCAATACGGCACGGCAAACAACACCCACCTACCTTTTGGTTCGAGACTTTTTCTCATGGATTAACGAACATTCAGACACGCTCAACGTGGTTGAAACCGGATCTCGTGCCCGTTCGGGAAATATTTCTCGTAGTCGGATTGATGAACGACACCATTATGTGGGAACTGATTTGATGGACGGTGAAAATGTCGATGTGGTGGCAGATGTTCATCAGCTGTCTTCTCACATTGAACCAAATTCAGTGGATGCAATATTCGGTCTTTCGGTAGTCGAACACGTGGCTATGCCCTGGAAGATGGCCATCGAGTTGAACCGCGTTTTAAAGCTCGGAGGCCGGGCCATGTTCATGACCCAACAAACTTGGCCACTCCATGACTACCCATTTGATTTCTGGAGGTTTTCGGAGCAGTCTTGGAATACGATTTTCAACCACCATACTGGTTTTCGTGTAGTTGAAGCTACCATGGGGGAGGAGAGCCGTGTGTTACCGGAATTGCAGACTTTTGATACTCGATTCGGAATGGATTCTGTCGGATTTTTGTCCTCCTGCGTAGTCGTCGAAAAAACAGGTGATACAGAATTACAATGGGATGTTCCTGTGGAAGCTGTTTATCAAGGACACTATCCTTCTGGAACAAAAGTAGGTCTCCGTGATAAATAA
- a CDS encoding MATE family efflux transporter, with translation MEQESTFDARVELKSMLKLATPLIIIHLAITGMQFADAFMVSHLGDEALAAVMPAGFAYFVLISFGWGFFSVVSTFVSQSLGQKDEPGCGQYTWNALWIAIVYGALLLPIFWKLAIPFFKLMGHDPQVQAYEVVYFQVSLLGAIPYLTQMVVSNFFTGLHRTNYLLISAVTGSVLNIVFNYFLIFGIWIFPELGVAGSAWGTVFATLCQCIILFALFWKKEFRDIYHTAKPYFEWKMTKRLFRIGAPGGLQGVWDLFTWGIILTWMIGLFGTEPLAANTIVVRYLHLSFMPAIAVGFIVTAVVGKSIGEGNLEKANKLTFLALKVIMGYMLTIGVIYFIFRDQFILAFSDNPEVVKAGRWMLLFAAIFQLFDALFITFSHALKGSGDTKFPAIALMGFSTVVLCGGGYFMVNFYPEYGALGPWSMTTLYIACLGLTLTARWIWGPWRKINIFD, from the coding sequence ATGGAACAAGAATCTACATTCGATGCCCGGGTCGAGTTGAAATCGATGCTGAAGCTGGCCACGCCGCTTATCATCATTCACCTCGCTATCACCGGCATGCAGTTTGCGGATGCTTTTATGGTATCGCATCTGGGGGATGAAGCCTTGGCTGCGGTCATGCCCGCAGGATTCGCATACTTCGTACTCATTAGCTTTGGCTGGGGCTTCTTCTCAGTCGTTAGTACCTTCGTTTCCCAAAGCCTCGGACAGAAGGACGAACCAGGATGTGGACAATATACATGGAACGCACTGTGGATCGCGATCGTCTACGGTGCTCTCCTGCTTCCTATCTTCTGGAAGCTTGCGATTCCCTTTTTTAAGCTCATGGGACATGACCCGCAGGTTCAGGCGTATGAGGTCGTTTACTTTCAAGTCAGTCTTCTGGGAGCCATTCCCTACCTCACCCAGATGGTGGTGAGCAATTTTTTCACCGGACTGCATCGTACCAACTATCTGCTCATATCGGCTGTAACAGGTTCGGTCCTGAACATTGTATTCAATTACTTCCTCATATTCGGAATCTGGATCTTTCCGGAGCTGGGTGTGGCCGGATCTGCCTGGGGAACCGTGTTTGCAACTCTTTGCCAATGCATAATTCTTTTCGCACTGTTCTGGAAGAAAGAGTTTAGAGACATTTACCATACGGCTAAACCCTATTTTGAGTGGAAGATGACCAAACGGCTCTTTCGCATCGGTGCCCCCGGTGGCCTTCAGGGCGTGTGGGATCTATTTACATGGGGAATCATTCTTACTTGGATGATCGGCCTATTTGGAACTGAACCCTTGGCAGCCAATACCATCGTTGTTCGCTACCTGCATCTGTCGTTTATGCCAGCCATCGCAGTCGGTTTTATTGTGACGGCAGTGGTCGGCAAATCCATCGGAGAAGGGAATTTGGAAAAAGCCAACAAGCTGACCTTCCTGGCCCTAAAGGTGATTATGGGTTACATGCTCACCATCGGGGTTATCTACTTCATTTTCCGAGATCAATTTATCCTGGCATTTTCAGACAACCCGGAAGTGGTCAAAGCTGGGCGGTGGATGTTGCTGTTCGCAGCTATTTTCCAACTATTCGATGCTTTGTTTATCACCTTTTCCCATGCTCTAAAAGGGTCTGGGGACACCAAGTTCCCTGCCATTGCACTCATGGGATTCTCTACCGTCGTTCTCTGCGGAGGAGGTTACTTCATGGTGAACTTCTATCCCGAGTATGGCGCGCTTGGCCCTTGGTCCATGACCACACTCTACATCGCCTGTCTGGGACTGACGCTGACAGCACGCTGGATCTGGGGCCCCTGGCGGAAAATCAATATCTTTGATTAA
- a CDS encoding TIGR03663 family protein codes for MKRISILVILGLVVWAGFYLRFIDLGQKPMHTDEAVNGVMIQQSLAGEDVHFDPGHYHGPLLRYLSIPVVVMADAIAGDGLTEGSLRWLTALAGGLGVLGYILFRTQAGRDGSFVALVFAAVSPPMVYYSRYFIHESVFVLFSLIFLYCVWRFFEEKTLRFAIWTGVMAGLLHATRETVVLVLTASVIALLVSFGKDWKQQLTWLVSKEGLQRLGVGVLSGAIVSVFFYSAFFTYWQGPVDSMLTYFNYQTQAGHEDSWYYYLGLILGERTPVSYWGQVWILILAAAGLWQAFVEKEREAPRLPYFRFIASYTLVTTALYSIISYKTPWLMLNFLVGWILLAGIGWVYLWGKLRSVLVHAILVIVLLFSLGHSLRQSWLLSFRFSADPRNPFVYSHTSPDLMNLVERIERLSQLHPDGTGMRIDIAGIEYWPLPWYLREYPNVGYWESLPEDSDAPMKVFSFSGDQEVPELDPDAYMSELRGLRESVFLLTFIEMDLWNKQFPSE; via the coding sequence ATGAAGCGTATCAGTATATTAGTCATCCTCGGCCTGGTGGTGTGGGCGGGATTCTATCTGCGTTTCATAGACCTCGGCCAAAAGCCCATGCACACCGATGAAGCGGTAAATGGCGTGATGATCCAGCAGAGTCTGGCAGGTGAGGATGTGCATTTCGATCCCGGTCACTACCATGGCCCCTTGTTGCGTTATCTGTCGATTCCGGTGGTAGTGATGGCAGATGCCATTGCCGGAGATGGACTTACGGAAGGCAGTCTACGCTGGCTGACTGCGTTGGCAGGCGGATTGGGGGTTTTGGGGTATATCTTATTCCGGACCCAGGCGGGAAGGGATGGCAGCTTCGTTGCGCTGGTGTTTGCGGCCGTTTCGCCTCCTATGGTGTATTATAGCCGGTACTTTATCCACGAATCTGTCTTTGTTCTGTTCTCTTTGATCTTTCTTTATTGTGTGTGGCGCTTCTTTGAGGAGAAAACCCTGCGCTTTGCCATCTGGACGGGGGTGATGGCTGGTCTTTTGCACGCCACGAGGGAGACCGTCGTCCTGGTCCTGACGGCATCGGTCATAGCGTTGCTTGTTTCATTTGGAAAGGACTGGAAGCAACAACTTACCTGGCTGGTATCGAAAGAGGGACTGCAACGGCTGGGCGTGGGTGTGCTTAGCGGTGCGATTGTCTCGGTTTTCTTTTACTCGGCCTTCTTCACTTATTGGCAGGGGCCGGTGGATTCGATGCTTACTTATTTTAATTATCAAACGCAGGCTGGGCATGAAGACAGCTGGTATTACTATCTGGGATTGATCCTGGGTGAACGAACTCCGGTTAGCTACTGGGGGCAGGTTTGGATTCTGATCCTGGCTGCGGCTGGACTCTGGCAGGCCTTTGTCGAAAAGGAGAGGGAAGCGCCCCGCTTGCCCTACTTCAGGTTCATCGCGAGTTACACCTTGGTGACCACGGCCTTGTATTCGATTATTTCCTACAAAACGCCTTGGTTGATGCTCAATTTTCTCGTGGGTTGGATCTTGTTGGCTGGCATCGGTTGGGTCTATTTGTGGGGCAAACTTCGTTCTGTTCTTGTTCATGCCATTCTGGTGATTGTGCTACTGTTTTCGTTGGGTCATTCCTTGCGCCAATCCTGGTTGTTAAGCTTTCGTTTCTCGGCCGATCCACGAAATCCGTTTGTATACAGCCATACCTCGCCGGATTTAATGAACCTCGTTGAGCGTATTGAGCGCTTGTCTCAACTGCATCCGGATGGAACAGGGATGCGGATTGATATCGCGGGCATAGAGTATTGGCCGTTGCCCTGGTATTTGAGAGAGTACCCGAATGTTGGGTACTGGGAATCTTTGCCCGAAGATTCAGATGCTCCAATGAAGGTGTTCAGTTTTTCTGGTGATCAGGAAGTTCCGGAGCTTGATCCCGATGCCTATATGTCAGAACTGCGTGGTCTTCGGGAGAGCGTATTTCTTCTGACTTTTATTGAGATGGACTTGTGGAATAAGCAGTTCCCTTCCGAATAA
- a CDS encoding CBS domain-containing protein — protein MKVPVSTLLAEKKIKALFSLESSATVMEAVKEMNHRQVGSLIILDEGKLVGIFTERDVLRRVVVPGLPAETTSVADVMSKEVDTFGPETTVTDALAHMNDKRHRHIPIMEGEDILGLISIGDITRWLSANAQNEAQTLLNYFTGTYGE, from the coding sequence ATGAAAGTACCCGTTTCCACCTTATTAGCAGAAAAAAAAATTAAGGCTCTGTTCTCCTTAGAATCCTCAGCTACTGTGATGGAGGCAGTGAAAGAAATGAATCACCGACAGGTGGGATCATTGATTATTTTGGATGAGGGTAAGCTAGTAGGTATATTTACGGAGCGGGATGTTCTACGAAGAGTGGTGGTTCCAGGTCTTCCTGCAGAAACGACTTCTGTTGCTGACGTCATGTCCAAGGAGGTCGATACCTTTGGCCCGGAGACGACAGTGACGGATGCCTTGGCTCATATGAATGACAAGCGGCATCGCCATATACCGATTATGGAAGGGGAGGATATCTTGGGTTTGATCTCGATTGGAGATATCACCCGCTGGTTGTCAGCAAATGCGCAGAATGAGGCGCAAACGCTCCTTAATTACTTCACCGGTACTTACGGGGAGTAA
- a CDS encoding cupin domain-containing protein, with amino-acid sequence MSANSGNLFDSLPENKSQEVFDNLLQKGDISIERIVSFGKATPEGEWYDQETDEWVLLAQGQSMLLYESGEERSLKAGDYLFIPCHEKHRVTHTSEDAIWLAIHLK; translated from the coding sequence ATGTCTGCAAATTCAGGCAATCTATTCGACTCGCTTCCTGAAAATAAATCCCAAGAAGTATTCGATAACTTACTACAAAAGGGAGACATATCCATTGAGCGAATCGTCTCTTTTGGAAAAGCAACTCCTGAAGGTGAATGGTACGACCAGGAGACAGATGAATGGGTGCTCTTAGCTCAAGGACAGAGTATGCTACTCTATGAAAGCGGAGAAGAACGGTCTCTCAAGGCAGGCGATTATTTATTCATTCCTTGCCATGAAAAACACCGCGTCACCCACACCAGCGAAGATGCCATCTGGTTGGCGATTCACCTGAAATAG
- a CDS encoding phosphotransferase: MKPLTFLRDAVRAKEILTVLVRYGFGNLLNQLNLPSGWIDRLVNKADHPLGPWERIRLAMEELGPTFVKMGQVLSTRTDSLPAPMIESLKQLRDRVKPESIEKIRTTLEAQLGADIESVFSEFDEEPIGSGSIAQVHKAVLAETGEVVALKIQRAGIEKALTADLEILAWLAREAHERLEDVKPYNLPGVVSQLKRSLLTELDFTRESNFSDIFSSRNTFKKYVFAPKVFTEFTTERLLVTEYVEGVSPEEFSGTDEEKKLLANQGGRSLFHQIIRIGFFHADPHPGNVIITDDGRICFIDWGMVGQLTQQMRFNLADLLKAVMARDVEHIAFRGNRMGRQLTPVDISQLEIDITRALDRFGPEINARDSGRIVLELLHVFGVNGISLADDYLMLAKAIISIDQTGVSLDPEFNVARVAAPFIRDLEKERWQPTHLLKKLYWTLSDGLGRMVELPSNIQRVLKRIENEDISLNLHHKGLDDLTDSINKSANRLVLAVIIAALIIGSSTVITTGVEPLLWGFPAIGILGYLISFVFGVWVVFDIIRGGGHK; the protein is encoded by the coding sequence TTGAAACCGCTCACATTCTTGCGCGATGCTGTCCGCGCAAAGGAAATCCTTACAGTCCTGGTCCGATACGGATTTGGGAATTTGTTAAACCAGCTGAACCTTCCATCAGGCTGGATTGACCGCTTGGTTAACAAGGCGGATCATCCATTAGGCCCGTGGGAGCGTATCCGCCTGGCAATGGAGGAACTGGGGCCAACTTTCGTTAAAATGGGCCAGGTCCTGAGTACCAGGACCGATAGCTTGCCTGCTCCCATGATCGAGTCGCTTAAGCAGCTGCGCGATCGTGTGAAACCGGAATCCATTGAAAAGATTCGCACCACCTTGGAGGCTCAACTGGGCGCAGACATCGAAAGCGTTTTTTCAGAGTTTGACGAAGAACCCATCGGCAGTGGCTCGATTGCTCAGGTTCACAAAGCGGTGCTTGCTGAGACAGGTGAGGTTGTTGCGCTAAAGATACAACGGGCCGGTATCGAAAAAGCCCTTACAGCTGATCTTGAAATTTTGGCCTGGCTTGCGCGGGAAGCTCACGAGCGTTTAGAGGATGTGAAGCCCTACAACTTGCCCGGGGTTGTCAGTCAGTTGAAGCGGAGTCTTTTGACGGAACTCGATTTTACACGGGAGTCCAACTTTAGTGACATCTTTAGTTCTCGAAACACCTTTAAGAAGTATGTCTTTGCCCCCAAGGTTTTCACAGAATTCACAACAGAGAGACTCCTTGTGACCGAGTATGTGGAGGGTGTTTCTCCTGAGGAATTTTCTGGAACCGACGAAGAGAAAAAGCTCTTGGCCAACCAAGGTGGGCGTTCCTTGTTTCATCAAATAATCCGTATTGGTTTCTTTCATGCCGATCCTCATCCAGGGAATGTGATCATTACGGATGATGGGCGAATTTGCTTTATTGACTGGGGCATGGTCGGGCAATTGACCCAACAAATGCGTTTCAATCTCGCTGATCTTCTGAAGGCAGTGATGGCTCGCGATGTGGAGCACATAGCCTTTCGTGGCAATCGTATGGGGAGGCAATTGACTCCGGTTGATATCAGTCAGTTGGAAATCGATATTACGCGAGCGTTGGATAGGTTCGGTCCTGAGATTAATGCGCGGGACTCAGGGCGAATTGTGCTGGAATTACTCCACGTTTTCGGTGTTAACGGAATCTCCCTAGCCGACGACTATCTGATGTTGGCCAAGGCTATCATATCCATCGATCAAACGGGGGTGAGCTTAGATCCCGAGTTTAATGTAGCTAGAGTAGCGGCTCCGTTTATTCGTGATCTGGAAAAGGAGCGTTGGCAACCCACTCACTTATTAAAGAAGCTGTACTGGACACTGAGCGATGGCCTGGGTCGCATGGTTGAATTGCCAAGTAACATTCAACGTGTGCTTAAGCGCATCGAGAATGAGGATATATCGCTCAATCTTCACCATAAGGGCTTGGATGATCTGACCGATTCGATTAACAAGAGTGCGAACCGGCTGGTTTTGGCAGTGATTATTGCCGCGTTGATCATTGGTTCCTCGACGGTTATCACGACGGGTGTAGAACCTCTCCTTTGGGGATTTCCTGCCATCGGGATATTGGGTTATTTGATTTCTTTCGTGTTCGGAGTTTGGGTAGTCTTCGATATTATTCGAGGTGGGGGGCATAAGTAA
- a CDS encoding aldo/keto reductase, with protein sequence MKYRRFGKTELNMPVISCGGMRYQHKWDDIPFDTVPREGQENIEAIMAYALEKGINHIETARGYGSSEMQLGYALKQFPRESIILQTKVAPQKTQSEFLAIFDKSMNYLQQDYVDLFALHGLNSKERIDFALRPGGCLEAALKLKEEGRIKHLGFSTHGSTKDIVKIINTGQFDYVNLHWYFTNQLNEPAIEAASQQDMGIFIISPSDKGGHLYKPPQKLVDLCAPLHPMAFNDLFCLADPRVHTLSCGAAEPSNFDIHIEAVEQLDDVSATIAPALNRILHEVENICGPDWYDTWHQGIPDWNELPQQINVKDIARLWTWAKAIDLTEFGRWRYNMMSAEDIWVPGNPVVDFNDSEMRNALQASSDPDKLISILHQSRELFAKTANKE encoded by the coding sequence ATGAAGTATCGAAGATTCGGAAAGACAGAACTAAACATGCCGGTCATTTCCTGCGGTGGCATGCGCTATCAGCACAAGTGGGACGACATTCCATTCGATACCGTTCCGCGAGAAGGACAGGAAAATATTGAGGCCATCATGGCCTATGCGCTGGAGAAAGGGATCAACCATATCGAAACCGCCCGCGGCTATGGTAGTTCCGAAATGCAATTGGGGTATGCACTTAAGCAATTCCCGCGAGAATCCATCATTCTACAAACAAAAGTAGCTCCACAGAAGACACAGTCTGAATTCCTCGCTATATTTGATAAGTCCATGAATTACCTGCAGCAGGACTATGTAGACCTGTTTGCCTTGCATGGATTGAATAGCAAGGAACGCATCGATTTCGCTCTCCGACCAGGCGGCTGCCTCGAAGCAGCATTAAAACTGAAGGAAGAAGGACGGATCAAACACCTGGGGTTTTCAACTCACGGCTCTACCAAGGATATCGTAAAAATTATAAATACAGGCCAATTTGATTACGTGAATCTACATTGGTATTTCACAAACCAGCTAAATGAGCCTGCCATTGAAGCTGCTTCCCAGCAGGATATGGGCATATTCATTATCAGTCCTAGCGACAAGGGCGGACATCTCTACAAGCCACCTCAAAAGCTGGTCGACTTATGTGCTCCCCTTCACCCGATGGCTTTCAATGATCTCTTTTGCCTGGCAGACCCAAGGGTCCACACACTGAGCTGTGGCGCCGCTGAACCTTCCAACTTCGATATTCACATAGAGGCAGTCGAACAACTTGACGATGTATCAGCAACCATTGCCCCTGCTCTCAATCGTATCCTTCACGAAGTTGAAAACATTTGCGGTCCGGATTGGTACGACACTTGGCACCAAGGCATTCCAGATTGGAACGAATTGCCACAGCAGATAAATGTGAAGGACATTGCCCGACTCTGGACCTGGGCCAAAGCGATTGATCTCACAGAATTTGGCCGCTGGCGCTACAATATGATGAGCGCAGAGGATATTTGGGTGCCAGGAAATCCAGTCGTCGATTTTAATGACTCGGAAATGCGGAACGCCCTGCAAGCAAGTTCGGACCCAGATAAACTCATTAGTATTCTACACCAATCCCGAGAGCTGTTCGCCAAGACGGCTAACAAAGAGTAG